A portion of the Streptomyces sp. NBC_01335 genome contains these proteins:
- a CDS encoding S1C family serine protease, whose product MDEGKPTGPKPKWWSRPATGPAPLAPEPAPVADARVPAADGPSPVADAPAPVADGPAPTADAPAAPVTGAPGPTARELPGLTVPEVPGPRTPGASRPLHEPDEYGTPPYGGPGPWAPAPPVQHPATTPAHGTPVPGIPHGTPVRHGTPVHHGTPAPGPYAPPTAHTAHTAAPGTPPWQHYDPWAAGSPQQPLIRTAPVTSGVVPAAGRPGGRRGSLLVGAVLLALVAGVVGGGIGAYVERNGGLTTVHLPQADGVPAGRAPDSVAGIAASALPGVVTLHVSGAEESGTGTGFVLDDQGHILTNNHVVAPAGSSGDITVTFSGGESARAEVVGKDSGYDLAVVKVSGVSGLRPLALGNSDNVEVGDPVVAIGAPYDLSNTVTSGIISAKQRPITSGGEEAGATDVSYVDALQTDAPINPGNSGGPLLDAQAQVIGINSAIRAADTGSSETGAQAGSIGLGFAIPINQGKRVAEELINTGKATHPVIGVTLDMAYLGDGAKVNTEGAGGSAAVTEGGPGDLAGVRPGDVITAVDGVRVHSGEELIVKIRAHRPGDRLDLRLTRGGKELSMTLTLGSVTGT is encoded by the coding sequence ATGGACGAGGGAAAGCCCACCGGACCGAAGCCGAAGTGGTGGAGCCGCCCCGCCACGGGACCCGCCCCCCTCGCACCGGAACCCGCACCGGTCGCCGACGCGCGCGTCCCGGCAGCCGACGGCCCCTCACCCGTGGCCGACGCACCCGCACCGGTGGCCGACGGTCCCGCACCGACCGCCGACGCACCGGCCGCTCCGGTGACCGGCGCACCCGGGCCCACCGCCCGGGAGCTCCCCGGGCTCACCGTCCCGGAGGTCCCCGGGCCCCGTACCCCCGGCGCCTCGCGTCCGTTGCACGAGCCCGACGAGTACGGCACCCCGCCCTACGGCGGCCCCGGCCCCTGGGCGCCCGCCCCGCCGGTCCAGCACCCCGCCACGACCCCCGCCCACGGCACCCCCGTACCGGGCATCCCGCACGGCACCCCGGTCCGCCACGGCACCCCCGTCCACCACGGCACCCCCGCACCCGGTCCGTACGCGCCGCCCACGGCCCACACGGCCCACACGGCGGCACCCGGCACGCCGCCCTGGCAGCACTACGACCCGTGGGCCGCGGGCTCCCCGCAGCAGCCGCTGATCCGGACCGCGCCGGTGACCTCCGGGGTCGTCCCGGCGGCGGGGCGCCCGGGCGGGCGGCGCGGGTCGCTGCTCGTCGGGGCCGTACTCCTCGCCCTGGTCGCGGGCGTGGTCGGCGGCGGAATCGGCGCGTACGTCGAACGGAACGGCGGACTCACCACCGTCCACCTCCCGCAGGCCGACGGTGTGCCCGCCGGCAGGGCACCGGACAGCGTCGCCGGGATCGCCGCGAGCGCCCTGCCGGGCGTGGTCACCCTGCACGTCAGCGGCGCCGAGGAGTCCGGCACGGGCACCGGGTTCGTCCTCGACGACCAGGGCCACATCCTCACCAACAACCACGTCGTCGCGCCCGCCGGTTCGTCCGGCGACATCACCGTGACGTTCAGCGGCGGCGAGAGCGCGCGCGCCGAGGTGGTCGGCAAGGACAGCGGCTACGACCTGGCCGTGGTCAAGGTCAGCGGGGTCTCCGGGCTGAGGCCGCTGGCGCTCGGCAACTCCGACAACGTCGAGGTCGGCGACCCGGTGGTGGCCATCGGCGCCCCGTACGACCTGTCGAACACCGTCACCTCGGGGATCATCAGCGCCAAACAGCGCCCGATCACCTCGGGCGGCGAGGAGGCCGGTGCCACCGACGTCAGCTACGTCGACGCCCTCCAGACCGACGCGCCCATCAACCCCGGCAACTCCGGTGGCCCGCTCCTCGACGCCCAGGCGCAGGTGATCGGCATCAACAGCGCCATCCGCGCCGCCGACACCGGCTCCTCCGAGACCGGCGCCCAGGCGGGGTCGATCGGCCTCGGGTTCGCCATACCGATCAACCAGGGCAAGCGCGTCGCCGAGGAACTCATCAACACCGGCAAGGCCACCCACCCCGTCATCGGCGTCACCCTCGACATGGCGTACCTGGGCGACGGCGCGAAGGTGAACACCGAGGGCGCGGGCGGCTCCGCCGCCGTCACCGAGGGCGGCCCCGGCGACCTGGCGGGCGTCCGGCCGGGCGACGTCATCACGGCGGTGGACGGTGTGCGCGTCCACAGCGGCGAGGAGCTCATCGTGAAGATCCGCGCCCACCGCCCCGGCGACCGGCTCGACCTGAGGCTCACGCGCGGGGGTAAAGAGCTGTCCATGACTTTGACCCTGGGGTCCGTGACCGGCACCTGA
- a CDS encoding sec-independent translocase, with the protein MFNDIGALELLTLGILAVLVFGPDKLPKVIQDITRTIRKIREFSDSAKEDIRSELGPQFKDFEFEDLNPKTFIRKQLMDGEDDLGLKEIRESFDLRKEITDMTDAVHGRESVASAAAATVASAGADAGALTKSPAGAPVAKADPLAKTDPLKKAAPAVQDDRPPFDADAT; encoded by the coding sequence GTGTTCAACGACATAGGCGCACTTGAGCTGCTTACTCTCGGGATTCTCGCCGTCCTGGTCTTCGGCCCGGACAAGCTGCCGAAGGTCATCCAGGACATCACGCGCACGATCCGCAAGATCCGCGAGTTCTCGGACAGCGCCAAGGAAGACATCCGCTCCGAGCTGGGCCCGCAGTTCAAGGACTTCGAGTTCGAGGACCTGAACCCGAAGACGTTCATCCGCAAGCAGCTGATGGACGGCGAGGACGACCTCGGGCTCAAGGAGATCCGCGAGAGCTTCGACCTCCGCAAGGAGATCACCGACATGACGGACGCCGTGCACGGCCGCGAGAGCGTGGCCTCCGCGGCGGCCGCGACGGTCGCCTCGGCGGGCGCCGACGCCGGCGCGCTGACGAAGTCCCCGGCCGGCGCCCCCGTGGCGAAAGCCGACCCCCTGGCGAAGACGGACCCCCTGAAGAAGGCCGCTCCGGCCGTTCAGGACGACCGTCCGCCGTTCGACGCCGACGCCACCTGA
- a CDS encoding Mrp/NBP35 family ATP-binding protein → MATEDAVREALATVNDPEIHRPITELGMVKSVEIDPDGVVAVTVYLTVSGCPMRETITRNVTDAVAAVEGVSRVEVTLDVMSDEQRKELAGALRGGTAEREVPFAKPGSLTRVYAVASGKGGVGKSSVTVNLAAAMAADGLKVGVVDADIYGHSVPRMLGADGKPTQVENMIMPPSAHGVKVISIGMFTPGNAPVVWRGPMLHRALQQFLADVYWGDLDVLLLDLPPGTGDIAISVAQLVPNAEILVVTTPQQAAAEVAERAGSIAVQTHQKIAGVVENMAGMPCPHCDEMVDVFGSGGGQRVADGLTKTVGAEVPVLGSIPIDVRLREGGDEGKPVVLSDPDSPAGRALRSIAEKLGGRQRGLSGMSLGITPRNKF, encoded by the coding sequence ATGGCTACGGAAGACGCGGTGCGCGAAGCACTGGCGACAGTGAACGACCCGGAGATCCACCGTCCGATCACCGAACTCGGCATGGTGAAATCGGTCGAGATCGATCCTGACGGTGTGGTGGCTGTCACGGTGTACCTCACGGTCTCCGGCTGCCCGATGCGCGAGACCATCACCAGGAACGTGACCGACGCGGTCGCCGCGGTGGAGGGCGTCTCGCGGGTCGAGGTCACCCTCGACGTGATGAGCGACGAGCAGCGCAAGGAGCTGGCGGGCGCGCTGCGCGGCGGCACCGCCGAGCGAGAGGTGCCCTTCGCCAAGCCGGGTTCGCTCACCCGTGTCTACGCGGTCGCGTCCGGCAAGGGCGGCGTCGGCAAGTCCTCGGTGACGGTCAACCTCGCGGCGGCGATGGCGGCCGACGGGCTGAAGGTCGGCGTCGTGGACGCGGACATCTACGGCCACAGCGTGCCCCGCATGCTCGGCGCGGACGGCAAGCCGACCCAGGTCGAGAACATGATCATGCCGCCGTCGGCGCACGGCGTGAAGGTCATCTCCATCGGCATGTTCACCCCGGGCAACGCCCCGGTGGTCTGGCGCGGCCCGATGCTGCACCGCGCGCTCCAGCAGTTCCTCGCCGACGTCTACTGGGGCGACCTCGACGTCCTCCTGCTCGACCTGCCGCCGGGCACCGGTGACATCGCGATCTCGGTGGCGCAGCTCGTGCCGAACGCCGAGATCCTCGTCGTCACCACCCCGCAGCAGGCGGCGGCCGAGGTCGCCGAGCGGGCCGGTTCGATCGCGGTGCAGACGCACCAGAAGATCGCCGGTGTCGTGGAGAACATGGCGGGCATGCCGTGCCCGCACTGCGACGAGATGGTCGACGTGTTCGGCAGCGGTGGCGGGCAGCGGGTGGCGGACGGTCTGACGAAGACGGTCGGCGCCGAGGTGCCGGTGCTCGGCTCGATCCCGATCGACGTACGGCTCCGCGAGGGCGGCGACGAGGGCAAGCCGGTCGTGCTCTCCGACCCCGACTCCCCCGCGGGCCGGGCGCTCCGCTCCATCGCGGAGAAGCTGGGTGGCCGTCAGCGCGGCCTGTCCGGCATGTCGCTGGGCATCACCCCGCGCAACAAGTTCTGA
- a CDS encoding DUF1003 domain-containing protein, with amino-acid sequence MAAEERAKAASTGSSGMVRPPRFRLDQPKAPRRRLLPEYDPEAFGRFSERIARFLGTGRFIVWMTLIIVVWVLWNIFAPTALRFDEYPFIFLTLMLSLQASYAAPLILLAQNRQDDRDRVTHEQDRKQNERSIADTEFLTREIAALRMGLGEVATRDWIRSELEDLMRDLEDRRVLLPHESDEGDR; translated from the coding sequence GTGGCCGCTGAGGAGCGCGCGAAGGCGGCGTCCACCGGTTCGTCCGGGATGGTGCGCCCGCCCAGGTTCCGGCTGGACCAGCCGAAGGCGCCGCGCCGCCGGCTCCTTCCGGAGTACGACCCGGAGGCGTTCGGCCGGTTCTCGGAGCGGATCGCCCGCTTCCTGGGCACCGGGCGGTTCATCGTCTGGATGACGCTGATCATCGTCGTCTGGGTGCTCTGGAACATCTTCGCGCCGACCGCGCTGCGGTTCGACGAGTACCCGTTCATCTTCCTGACGCTGATGCTCTCGCTCCAGGCGTCGTACGCGGCGCCGCTGATCCTGCTCGCGCAGAACCGCCAGGACGACCGGGACCGGGTCACCCACGAGCAGGACCGCAAGCAGAACGAGCGGTCCATCGCCGACACCGAGTTCCTCACCCGGGAGATCGCGGCGCTGCGGATGGGGCTCGGCGAGGTCGCCACCCGCGACTGGATCCGCTCGGAGCTGGAGGACCTCATGAGGGATCTGGAGGACCGGCGCGTCCTCCTCCCGCACGAGAGTGACGAAGGCGACCGCTGA
- a CDS encoding magnesium transporter MgtE N-terminal domain-containing protein — protein MASGAPRVFVSHLSGVPVFDPNGDQVGRVRDLVAMLRVGGRPPRLLGMVVEVVSRRRIFLPMTRVTGVESGQVITTGVINMRRFEQRPTERLVLGEFLDRRVRLAESGEEVTILDVAIHQLPARRDWEIDKYFVRKGRGGALRRKGETLTVEWSAVRDFSLEEHGQGAESLVATFERLRPADVANAMHHLTPKRRAEVAAALDDDRLADVLEELPEDDQVEILGKLKEERAADVLEAMDPDDAADLLSELPEEDKERLLTLMRPDDAADVRRLMSYEDRTAGGLMTTEPIVLRPDATVADALARVRQSDLSPALAAQVYVCRSPDETPTGKYLGTVHFQRLLRDPPFALVSSIVDSDLVPLPPHTPLAVVTSYLAAYNLVSVPVVDESGSLLGAVTVDDVLDHLLPEDWRETDFHGEEGIARGR, from the coding sequence ATGGCATCGGGCGCGCCCAGGGTCTTCGTCTCGCACCTCTCCGGAGTTCCGGTCTTCGATCCCAACGGCGACCAGGTCGGCCGGGTCCGCGACCTGGTGGCGATGCTGCGCGTCGGCGGCCGGCCGCCCCGGCTGCTCGGCATGGTGGTGGAGGTGGTCAGCCGGCGGCGCATCTTCCTGCCGATGACCCGGGTGACGGGCGTGGAGTCCGGCCAGGTCATCACCACCGGTGTGATCAACATGCGCCGCTTCGAACAGCGCCCCACCGAGCGCCTGGTGCTCGGGGAGTTCCTGGACCGGCGGGTGCGGCTCGCGGAGTCCGGCGAGGAGGTCACCATCCTCGACGTGGCCATCCACCAGCTGCCGGCCCGCCGCGACTGGGAGATCGACAAGTACTTCGTCCGCAAGGGGCGCGGTGGGGCGCTGCGTCGCAAGGGCGAGACGCTGACCGTCGAATGGTCGGCGGTCCGCGACTTCTCGCTGGAGGAGCACGGGCAGGGGGCCGAGAGCCTGGTCGCCACCTTCGAGCGGCTGCGCCCCGCCGACGTCGCCAACGCGATGCACCATCTGACGCCCAAGCGCCGGGCGGAGGTGGCCGCCGCCCTCGACGACGACCGGCTCGCCGACGTGCTGGAGGAGCTGCCGGAGGACGACCAGGTGGAGATCCTCGGCAAGCTCAAGGAGGAGCGCGCGGCGGACGTGCTGGAGGCGATGGACCCGGACGACGCGGCGGATCTCCTCTCCGAGCTGCCCGAGGAGGACAAGGAGCGGCTGCTGACGCTGATGCGCCCGGACGACGCGGCCGACGTGCGGCGGCTGATGAGTTACGAGGACCGGACGGCGGGCGGTCTGATGACGACCGAGCCGATCGTGCTGCGCCCGGACGCCACCGTCGCGGACGCGCTCGCCCGGGTGCGGCAGTCGGACCTCTCCCCCGCGCTCGCCGCCCAGGTGTACGTCTGCCGGTCGCCCGACGAGACGCCCACCGGCAAGTACCTCGGCACCGTCCACTTCCAGCGGCTGCTGCGGGACCCGCCGTTCGCGCTGGTCAGTTCGATCGTGGACAGCGACCTCGTGCCACTGCCGCCGCACACCCCGCTGGCGGTGGTCACCAGCTATCTGGCCGCGTACAACCTGGTCTCGGTGCCGGTGGTGGACGAGAGCGGCTCGCTGCTGGGCGCGGTGACCGTCGACGACGTGCTGGACCACCTGCTGCCGGAGGACTGGCGGGAGACCGACTTCCACGGCGAGGAGGGGATCGCCCGTGGCCGCTGA
- a CDS encoding magnesium and cobalt transport protein CorA — translation MSMIRDLRAAVRPSLRPSLRKEPVPHTGYDPTRDPSASSAVVDCAVYRDGRRMEASACQTPHEAMLRVREGGGFAWIGLHEPTEAEFAVIAREFGLHPLAVEDAVHAHQRPKLERYDDTLFTVFKTIHYVEHAELTATSEVVETGEVMCFTGRDFVITVRHGGQGSLRALRHRLQDDPELLAKGPSAVLHSIADHVVDGYIAVAGAMQDDIDEVEIDVFSTPTKGSARGTDAGRIYQLKREVLEFKRAVSPLQRPMQLLSERPMRLIDPDIQKYFRDVADHLARVQEEVLGFDELLNSILQANLAQATVTQNEDMRKITSWAAIVAVPTMICGVYGMNFEHMPELRWTYGYPMVLGVIAVVCFSIHRTLKRNGWL, via the coding sequence ATGTCCATGATCCGTGACCTGCGCGCCGCTGTGCGCCCCTCCCTGCGCCCGTCCCTCCGCAAGGAACCCGTCCCGCACACCGGTTACGACCCCACCCGCGACCCGTCCGCCTCCAGTGCCGTGGTGGACTGCGCGGTCTACCGCGACGGCCGTCGCATGGAGGCGTCCGCCTGCCAGACCCCGCACGAGGCGATGCTGCGGGTGCGCGAGGGCGGCGGCTTCGCCTGGATCGGGCTGCACGAGCCCACCGAGGCCGAATTCGCTGTCATCGCACGGGAGTTCGGGCTGCACCCGCTGGCGGTGGAGGACGCGGTCCACGCCCACCAGCGGCCGAAGCTGGAGCGGTACGACGACACGCTCTTCACGGTCTTCAAGACCATCCACTACGTCGAGCACGCCGAGCTCACCGCGACCAGCGAGGTCGTCGAGACCGGCGAGGTGATGTGCTTCACCGGCCGGGACTTCGTGATCACCGTCCGGCACGGCGGCCAGGGCTCGCTGCGCGCACTGCGCCACCGCCTCCAGGACGATCCGGAGCTGCTGGCCAAGGGGCCGTCCGCCGTGCTGCACTCCATCGCCGACCACGTGGTGGACGGGTACATCGCGGTGGCGGGTGCGATGCAGGACGACATCGACGAGGTGGAGATCGACGTCTTCTCCACCCCGACGAAGGGCAGCGCACGCGGCACCGACGCCGGGCGGATCTACCAACTCAAGCGCGAGGTACTGGAGTTCAAGCGGGCCGTCTCGCCGCTCCAGCGGCCGATGCAGCTCCTCAGCGAGCGGCCGATGCGGCTGATCGACCCGGACATCCAGAAGTACTTCCGCGACGTGGCCGACCACCTCGCCCGGGTGCAGGAGGAGGTCCTCGGCTTCGACGAACTGCTGAACTCGATCCTCCAGGCCAACCTGGCGCAGGCGACGGTCACCCAGAACGAGGACATGCGCAAGATCACGTCCTGGGCCGCCATCGTCGCCGTACCCACGATGATCTGCGGGGTCTACGGCATGAACTTCGAGCACATGCCGGAACTCCGGTGGACGTACGGCTATCCGATGGTGCTGGGTGTCATCGCCGTGGTCTGTTTCTCCATCCACCGGACGCTGAAGCGCAACGGCTGGCTGTAG
- a CDS encoding suppressor of fused domain protein, whose protein sequence is MEEILALVEARLCTALGEPDARATVTFLGTDRIEVLRFPDGDVVRYATLGMSAQPMADPTSPLADPVKGPRAELVLSVRAGLADTDQVLRPLAVLAASPQVEGVIVAPGASLDLGDPLWPSAPFSSVLVAESGGLVEDLELDEPMDPVRFLPLLPMTANEAAWKRVRGGQELQERWLSHGTDLRDPLRTSVPLD, encoded by the coding sequence ATGGAAGAAATTCTCGCGCTCGTCGAAGCCCGGCTGTGCACCGCCCTCGGGGAGCCGGACGCCCGTGCCACAGTGACCTTCCTGGGCACGGACCGCATCGAAGTGCTGCGCTTCCCCGACGGCGACGTGGTCCGCTACGCCACCCTCGGCATGTCCGCCCAGCCCATGGCGGACCCCACCTCGCCACTCGCCGACCCGGTCAAGGGCCCCCGCGCCGAACTGGTGCTCTCCGTACGCGCCGGGCTCGCCGACACCGACCAGGTGCTCCGCCCGCTCGCCGTACTCGCGGCGTCCCCGCAGGTCGAAGGCGTGATCGTGGCACCCGGCGCCTCCCTCGACCTGGGGGACCCGCTCTGGCCGTCCGCCCCCTTCTCCTCGGTGCTGGTCGCCGAGTCCGGCGGGCTGGTGGAGGACCTGGAGCTGGACGAGCCGATGGACCCGGTGCGCTTCCTGCCGCTGCTCCCGATGACCGCGAACGAGGCTGCCTGGAAGCGGGTCCGGGGCGGCCAGGAGCTCCAGGAGCGCTGGCTCTCGCACGGCACGGACCTGCGGGACCCGCTGCGCACCTCCGTACCGCTGGACTGA
- a CDS encoding MFS transporter, with translation MQGEDPFDEGATSILRQPKAVWATAGASVVAFMGIGLVDPILPSIAKGLDATPSQVSLLFTSYFLITAVAMLVTGFVSSRIGGKKTLLAGLALVVVFAALSGTSSSVGELVGFRAGWGLGNALFVSTALAVIVGAAAGGSAAAILLYEAALGLGMACGPLVGALLGNASWRYPFFGTAALMAIGFVCISAFLKEQPKPARKTSLLDPVRALGHGGLASVAGSAFFYNYAFFTILAFTPFVLDMTPYKSGAVFFAWGLLLAVFSVFVAPRLQARFGSLKVLGASLVLFAADLLILGYGNHVTAIVCTIVSGAFIGMNNTVYTELALGVSDAPRPVASAGYNFVRWFAAAAAPYLAPKIEEWSNVHIPFVVAAVTAVVGALIVWVRRSALTHEAEEVQPRHATEDGVSAFAN, from the coding sequence ATGCAGGGAGAGGACCCGTTCGACGAAGGGGCCACCAGCATCCTTCGCCAGCCCAAGGCGGTCTGGGCGACCGCCGGCGCCTCGGTCGTGGCGTTCATGGGCATCGGCCTGGTCGACCCGATTCTGCCGTCCATCGCCAAGGGGCTGGACGCGACGCCGAGCCAGGTGTCGCTGCTGTTCACCTCGTACTTCCTGATCACCGCGGTCGCGATGCTCGTCACCGGCTTCGTCTCCAGCCGCATCGGCGGGAAGAAGACCCTGCTGGCCGGCCTGGCGCTGGTCGTGGTGTTCGCCGCGCTCTCCGGTACGTCCTCCTCGGTGGGCGAGCTGGTCGGCTTCCGGGCCGGCTGGGGGCTCGGCAACGCGCTCTTCGTCTCCACCGCGCTGGCCGTGATCGTCGGCGCCGCCGCCGGTGGCAGCGCGGCGGCGATCCTGCTGTACGAGGCGGCGCTCGGCCTCGGCATGGCGTGCGGCCCGCTGGTGGGAGCGCTGCTCGGCAACGCCAGCTGGCGTTACCCGTTCTTCGGCACCGCCGCCCTGATGGCGATCGGGTTCGTCTGCATCAGCGCGTTCCTGAAGGAGCAGCCGAAGCCGGCCAGGAAGACCTCGCTGCTCGACCCGGTCAGGGCGCTCGGCCACGGCGGACTGGCCTCGGTCGCGGGCTCGGCGTTCTTCTACAACTACGCCTTCTTCACCATCCTCGCGTTCACCCCGTTCGTGCTGGACATGACCCCGTACAAGTCCGGCGCGGTCTTCTTCGCCTGGGGCCTGCTGCTCGCCGTCTTCTCGGTCTTCGTCGCCCCGCGGCTCCAGGCACGCTTCGGCTCGCTGAAGGTGCTGGGCGCCTCGCTCGTGCTCTTCGCCGCCGACCTGCTGATCCTCGGGTACGGGAACCACGTCACCGCGATCGTCTGCACCATCGTCTCGGGCGCCTTCATCGGCATGAACAACACCGTCTACACCGAGCTCGCCCTCGGCGTCTCCGACGCACCCCGTCCGGTGGCGAGCGCCGGCTACAACTTCGTCCGCTGGTTCGCCGCGGCCGCCGCCCCCTACCTCGCGCCGAAGATCGAGGAGTGGAGCAACGTGCACATCCCGTTCGTGGTCGCCGCCGTCACGGCCGTGGTCGGTGCGCTGATCGTCTGGGTACGCCGCTCCGCGCTCACCCACGAGGCCGAGGAGGTCCAGCCCCGGCACGCCACCGAGGACGGCGTCTCCGCCTTCGCCAACTGA